One Aphidius gifuensis isolate YNYX2018 linkage group LG5, ASM1490517v1, whole genome shotgun sequence genomic region harbors:
- the LOC122857908 gene encoding ELAV-like protein 3 isoform X18, protein MMANGMDTVVQQNGGSTLGQTSQEESKTNLIVNYLPQTMTQEEIRSLFSSIGEVESCKLIRDKVTGQSLGYGFVNYHRPEDAEKAINTLNGLRLQNKTIKVSYARPSSEAIKGANLYVSGLPKNMAQQDLENLFSPYGRIITSRILCDNITVRQFVTGGGDNLPGLSKGVGFIRFDQRVEAERAIQELNGTIPKGSSEPITVKFANNPSNNNKAIPPIAAYLAPQASRRFGGPIHHPTGRFSTGKAMLAINKGLQSQLRNDYRYSPLAGDLLANSMLPGNAMNGSGWCIFVYNLAPETEENVLWQLFGPFGAVQSVKVIRDLQTNKCKGFGFVTMTNYEEAVVAIQSLNGYNLGTRVLQVSFKTNKSKAA, encoded by the exons ATGATGGCAAACGGAATGGATACAGTTGTGCAACAAAATGGGGGTTCAACCCTTGGACAAACATCTCAAGAGGAGTCAAAGACGAATCTTATCGTTAATTATCTACCACAAACAATGACCCAAGAAGAAATACGATCACTATTTTCCAGTATTGGTGAAGTTGAGAGTTGCAAACTTATTCGTGATAAAGTCACTG GACAAAGTCTTGGTTATGGATTTGTCAATTATCATCGACCTGAGGATGCTGAAAAAGCAATCAACACTCTTAATGGTCTTCGATTGCAAAATAAAACGATCaag gTATCGTATGCAAGACCGAGCAGTGAAGCAATAAAAGGAGCAAATCTTTATGTCAGTGGATTGCCAAAAAATATGGCACAACAGGATCTTGAAAATCTATTCAGTCCGTACGGTAGAATTATCACTTCACGAATTCTATGTGATAACATCACTG TACGACAATTTGTGACTGGCGGTGGAGACAATTTACCCG GACTGTCAAAAGGTGTTGGATTCATTCGATTCGATCAACGCGTTGAGGCCGAACGAGCAATCCAGGAACTCAATGGAACAATACCAAAGGGATCATCAGAGCCAATTACTGTTAAATTTGCAAATAATCcgagcaacaacaacaaagcgATACCACCAATTGCAGCATATTTGGCACCACAAGCTAGTCGTCGATTTGGCGGTCCAATTCATCATCCAACTGGCCGCTTCAG caCTGGCAAGGCCATGCTTGCCATTAACAAAGGCTTACAGAg tcAATTGCGAAATGATTACAGGTACAGTCCCTTGGCAGGTGATCTACTAGCAAATTCAATGCTACCAGGAAACGCAATGAATGGAAGTGGTTGGTGCatttttgtttacaatttAGCACCAGAAACTGAAGAAAATGTACTTTGGCAATTATTTGGACCATTTGGTGCTGTACAATCAGTTAAAGTTATACGTgatttacaaacaaataaatgtaaaGGTTTTGGTTTTGTAACAATGACCAATTATGAAGAAGCTGTTGTTGCAATACAAAGTCTCAATGGTTATAATCTTGGTACACGTGTACTACAAGTTAgttttaaaacaaacaaaagcaAGGCTGCGTAG
- the LOC122857908 gene encoding ELAV-like protein 3 isoform X23: MMANGMDTVVQQNGGSTLGQTSQEESKTNLIVNYLPQTMTQEEIRSLFSSIGEVESCKLIRDKVTGQSLGYGFVNYHRPEDAEKAINTLNGLRLQNKTIKVSYARPSSEAIKGANLYVSGLPKNMAQQDLENLFSPYGRIITSRILCDNITVRQFVTGGGDNLPGVGFIRFDQRVEAERAIQELNGTIPKGSSEPITVKFANNPSNNNKAIPPIAAYLAPQASRRFGGPIHHPTGRFRYIPLSPLSSTGKAMLAINKGLQRYSPLAGDLLANSMLPGNAMNGSGWCIFVYNLAPETEENVLWQLFGPFGAVQSVKVIRDLQTNKCKGFGFVTMTNYEEAVVAIQSLNGYNLGTRVLQVSFKTNKSKAA; this comes from the exons ATGATGGCAAACGGAATGGATACAGTTGTGCAACAAAATGGGGGTTCAACCCTTGGACAAACATCTCAAGAGGAGTCAAAGACGAATCTTATCGTTAATTATCTACCACAAACAATGACCCAAGAAGAAATACGATCACTATTTTCCAGTATTGGTGAAGTTGAGAGTTGCAAACTTATTCGTGATAAAGTCACTG GACAAAGTCTTGGTTATGGATTTGTCAATTATCATCGACCTGAGGATGCTGAAAAAGCAATCAACACTCTTAATGGTCTTCGATTGCAAAATAAAACGATCaag gTATCGTATGCAAGACCGAGCAGTGAAGCAATAAAAGGAGCAAATCTTTATGTCAGTGGATTGCCAAAAAATATGGCACAACAGGATCTTGAAAATCTATTCAGTCCGTACGGTAGAATTATCACTTCACGAATTCTATGTGATAACATCACTG TACGACAATTTGTGACTGGCGGTGGAGACAATTTACCCG GTGTTGGATTCATTCGATTCGATCAACGCGTTGAGGCCGAACGAGCAATCCAGGAACTCAATGGAACAATACCAAAGGGATCATCAGAGCCAATTACTGTTAAATTTGCAAATAATCcgagcaacaacaacaaagcgATACCACCAATTGCAGCATATTTGGCACCACAAGCTAGTCGTCGATTTGGCGGTCCAATTCATCATCCAACTGGCCGCTTCAGGTACATTCCACTGTCGCCACTATCCAG caCTGGCAAGGCCATGCTTGCCATTAACAAAGGCTTACAGAg GTACAGTCCCTTGGCAGGTGATCTACTAGCAAATTCAATGCTACCAGGAAACGCAATGAATGGAAGTGGTTGGTGCatttttgtttacaatttAGCACCAGAAACTGAAGAAAATGTACTTTGGCAATTATTTGGACCATTTGGTGCTGTACAATCAGTTAAAGTTATACGTgatttacaaacaaataaatgtaaaGGTTTTGGTTTTGTAACAATGACCAATTATGAAGAAGCTGTTGTTGCAATACAAAGTCTCAATGGTTATAATCTTGGTACACGTGTACTACAAGTTAgttttaaaacaaacaaaagcaAGGCTGCGTAG
- the LOC122857908 gene encoding ELAV-like protein 3 isoform X16 translates to MMANGMDTVVQQNGGSTLGQTSQEESKTNLIVNYLPQTMTQEEIRSLFSSIGEVESCKLIRDKVTGQSLGYGFVNYHRPEDAEKAINTLNGLRLQNKTIKVSYARPSSEAIKGANLYVSGLPKNMAQQDLENLFSPYGRIITSRILCDNITVRQFVTGGGDNLPGVGFIRFDQRVEAERAIQELNGTIPKGSSEPITVKFANNPSNNNKAIPPIAAYLAPQASRRFGGPIHHPTGRFRYIPLSPLSSTGKAMLAINKGLQSQLRNDYRYSPLAGDLLANSMLPGNAMNGSGWCIFVYNLAPETEENVLWQLFGPFGAVQSVKVIRDLQTNKCKGFGFVTMTNYEEAVVAIQSLNGYNLGTRVLQVSFKTNKSKAA, encoded by the exons ATGATGGCAAACGGAATGGATACAGTTGTGCAACAAAATGGGGGTTCAACCCTTGGACAAACATCTCAAGAGGAGTCAAAGACGAATCTTATCGTTAATTATCTACCACAAACAATGACCCAAGAAGAAATACGATCACTATTTTCCAGTATTGGTGAAGTTGAGAGTTGCAAACTTATTCGTGATAAAGTCACTG GACAAAGTCTTGGTTATGGATTTGTCAATTATCATCGACCTGAGGATGCTGAAAAAGCAATCAACACTCTTAATGGTCTTCGATTGCAAAATAAAACGATCaag gTATCGTATGCAAGACCGAGCAGTGAAGCAATAAAAGGAGCAAATCTTTATGTCAGTGGATTGCCAAAAAATATGGCACAACAGGATCTTGAAAATCTATTCAGTCCGTACGGTAGAATTATCACTTCACGAATTCTATGTGATAACATCACTG TACGACAATTTGTGACTGGCGGTGGAGACAATTTACCCG GTGTTGGATTCATTCGATTCGATCAACGCGTTGAGGCCGAACGAGCAATCCAGGAACTCAATGGAACAATACCAAAGGGATCATCAGAGCCAATTACTGTTAAATTTGCAAATAATCcgagcaacaacaacaaagcgATACCACCAATTGCAGCATATTTGGCACCACAAGCTAGTCGTCGATTTGGCGGTCCAATTCATCATCCAACTGGCCGCTTCAGGTACATTCCACTGTCGCCACTATCCAG caCTGGCAAGGCCATGCTTGCCATTAACAAAGGCTTACAGAg tcAATTGCGAAATGATTACAGGTACAGTCCCTTGGCAGGTGATCTACTAGCAAATTCAATGCTACCAGGAAACGCAATGAATGGAAGTGGTTGGTGCatttttgtttacaatttAGCACCAGAAACTGAAGAAAATGTACTTTGGCAATTATTTGGACCATTTGGTGCTGTACAATCAGTTAAAGTTATACGTgatttacaaacaaataaatgtaaaGGTTTTGGTTTTGTAACAATGACCAATTATGAAGAAGCTGTTGTTGCAATACAAAGTCTCAATGGTTATAATCTTGGTACACGTGTACTACAAGTTAgttttaaaacaaacaaaagcaAGGCTGCGTAG
- the LOC122857908 gene encoding ELAV-like protein 1 isoform X25, with product MMANGMDTVVQQNGGSTLGQTSQEESKTNLIVNYLPQTMTQEEIRSLFSSIGEVESCKLIRDKVTDVTAALSVAGDSLSPGQFSFDDSTGVSGQSLGYGFVNYHRPEDAEKAINTLNGLRLQNKTIKVSYARPSSEAIKGANLYVSGLPKNMAQQDLENLFSPYGRIITSRILCDNITGLSKGVGFIRFDQRVEAERAIQELNGTIPKGSSEPITVKFANNPSNNNKAIPPIAAYLAPQASRRFGGPIHHPTGRFRYSPLAGDLLANSMLPGNAMNGSGWCIFVYNLAPETEENVLWQLFGPFGAVQSVKVIRDLQTNKCKGFGFVTMTNYEEAVVAIQSLNGYNLGTRVLQVSFKTNKSKAA from the exons ATGATGGCAAACGGAATGGATACAGTTGTGCAACAAAATGGGGGTTCAACCCTTGGACAAACATCTCAAGAGGAGTCAAAGACGAATCTTATCGTTAATTATCTACCACAAACAATGACCCAAGAAGAAATACGATCACTATTTTCCAGTATTGGTGAAGTTGAGAGTTGCAAACTTATTCGTGATAAAGTCACTG ACGTCACCGCAGCTTTGTCGGTTGCCGGCGATTCGTTATCCCCGGGACAATTTTCTTTTG ATGACTCCACTGGTGTTTCAGGACAAAGTCTTGGTTATGGATTTGTCAATTATCATCGACCTGAGGATGCTGAAAAAGCAATCAACACTCTTAATGGTCTTCGATTGCAAAATAAAACGATCaag gTATCGTATGCAAGACCGAGCAGTGAAGCAATAAAAGGAGCAAATCTTTATGTCAGTGGATTGCCAAAAAATATGGCACAACAGGATCTTGAAAATCTATTCAGTCCGTACGGTAGAATTATCACTTCACGAATTCTATGTGATAACATCACTG GACTGTCAAAAGGTGTTGGATTCATTCGATTCGATCAACGCGTTGAGGCCGAACGAGCAATCCAGGAACTCAATGGAACAATACCAAAGGGATCATCAGAGCCAATTACTGTTAAATTTGCAAATAATCcgagcaacaacaacaaagcgATACCACCAATTGCAGCATATTTGGCACCACAAGCTAGTCGTCGATTTGGCGGTCCAATTCATCATCCAACTGGCCGCTTCAG GTACAGTCCCTTGGCAGGTGATCTACTAGCAAATTCAATGCTACCAGGAAACGCAATGAATGGAAGTGGTTGGTGCatttttgtttacaatttAGCACCAGAAACTGAAGAAAATGTACTTTGGCAATTATTTGGACCATTTGGTGCTGTACAATCAGTTAAAGTTATACGTgatttacaaacaaataaatgtaaaGGTTTTGGTTTTGTAACAATGACCAATTATGAAGAAGCTGTTGTTGCAATACAAAGTCTCAATGGTTATAATCTTGGTACACGTGTACTACAAGTTAgttttaaaacaaacaaaagcaAGGCTGCGTAG
- the LOC122857908 gene encoding ELAV-like protein 3 isoform X7, with amino-acid sequence MMANGMDTVVQQNGGSTLGQTSQEESKTNLIVNYLPQTMTQEEIRSLFSSIGEVESCKLIRDKVTDVTAALSVAGDSLSPGQFSFDDSTGVSGQSLGYGFVNYHRPEDAEKAINTLNGLRLQNKTIKVSYARPSSEAIKGANLYVSGLPKNMAQQDLENLFSPYGRIITSRILCDNITVRQFVTGGGDNLPGVGFIRFDQRVEAERAIQELNGTIPKGSSEPITVKFANNPSNNNKAIPPIAAYLAPQASRRFGGPIHHPTGRFSTGKAMLAINKGLQSQLRNDYRYSPLAGDLLANSMLPGNAMNGSGWCIFVYNLAPETEENVLWQLFGPFGAVQSVKVIRDLQTNKCKGFGFVTMTNYEEAVVAIQSLNGYNLGTRVLQVSFKTNKSKAA; translated from the exons ATGATGGCAAACGGAATGGATACAGTTGTGCAACAAAATGGGGGTTCAACCCTTGGACAAACATCTCAAGAGGAGTCAAAGACGAATCTTATCGTTAATTATCTACCACAAACAATGACCCAAGAAGAAATACGATCACTATTTTCCAGTATTGGTGAAGTTGAGAGTTGCAAACTTATTCGTGATAAAGTCACTG ACGTCACCGCAGCTTTGTCGGTTGCCGGCGATTCGTTATCCCCGGGACAATTTTCTTTTG ATGACTCCACTGGTGTTTCAGGACAAAGTCTTGGTTATGGATTTGTCAATTATCATCGACCTGAGGATGCTGAAAAAGCAATCAACACTCTTAATGGTCTTCGATTGCAAAATAAAACGATCaag gTATCGTATGCAAGACCGAGCAGTGAAGCAATAAAAGGAGCAAATCTTTATGTCAGTGGATTGCCAAAAAATATGGCACAACAGGATCTTGAAAATCTATTCAGTCCGTACGGTAGAATTATCACTTCACGAATTCTATGTGATAACATCACTG TACGACAATTTGTGACTGGCGGTGGAGACAATTTACCCG GTGTTGGATTCATTCGATTCGATCAACGCGTTGAGGCCGAACGAGCAATCCAGGAACTCAATGGAACAATACCAAAGGGATCATCAGAGCCAATTACTGTTAAATTTGCAAATAATCcgagcaacaacaacaaagcgATACCACCAATTGCAGCATATTTGGCACCACAAGCTAGTCGTCGATTTGGCGGTCCAATTCATCATCCAACTGGCCGCTTCAG caCTGGCAAGGCCATGCTTGCCATTAACAAAGGCTTACAGAg tcAATTGCGAAATGATTACAGGTACAGTCCCTTGGCAGGTGATCTACTAGCAAATTCAATGCTACCAGGAAACGCAATGAATGGAAGTGGTTGGTGCatttttgtttacaatttAGCACCAGAAACTGAAGAAAATGTACTTTGGCAATTATTTGGACCATTTGGTGCTGTACAATCAGTTAAAGTTATACGTgatttacaaacaaataaatgtaaaGGTTTTGGTTTTGTAACAATGACCAATTATGAAGAAGCTGTTGTTGCAATACAAAGTCTCAATGGTTATAATCTTGGTACACGTGTACTACAAGTTAgttttaaaacaaacaaaagcaAGGCTGCGTAG
- the LOC122857908 gene encoding ELAV-like protein 3 isoform X21, protein MMANGMDTVVQQNGGSTLGQTSQEESKTNLIVNYLPQTMTQEEIRSLFSSIGEVESCKLIRDKVTDVTAALSVAGDSLSPGQFSFDDSTGVSGQSLGYGFVNYHRPEDAEKAINTLNGLRLQNKTIKVSYARPSSEAIKGANLYVSGLPKNMAQQDLENLFSPYGRIITSRILCDNITVRQFVTGGGDNLPGVGFIRFDQRVEAERAIQELNGTIPKGSSEPITVKFANNPSNNNKAIPPIAAYLAPQASRRFGGPIHHPTGRFRYSPLAGDLLANSMLPGNAMNGSGWCIFVYNLAPETEENVLWQLFGPFGAVQSVKVIRDLQTNKCKGFGFVTMTNYEEAVVAIQSLNGYNLGTRVLQVSFKTNKSKAA, encoded by the exons ATGATGGCAAACGGAATGGATACAGTTGTGCAACAAAATGGGGGTTCAACCCTTGGACAAACATCTCAAGAGGAGTCAAAGACGAATCTTATCGTTAATTATCTACCACAAACAATGACCCAAGAAGAAATACGATCACTATTTTCCAGTATTGGTGAAGTTGAGAGTTGCAAACTTATTCGTGATAAAGTCACTG ACGTCACCGCAGCTTTGTCGGTTGCCGGCGATTCGTTATCCCCGGGACAATTTTCTTTTG ATGACTCCACTGGTGTTTCAGGACAAAGTCTTGGTTATGGATTTGTCAATTATCATCGACCTGAGGATGCTGAAAAAGCAATCAACACTCTTAATGGTCTTCGATTGCAAAATAAAACGATCaag gTATCGTATGCAAGACCGAGCAGTGAAGCAATAAAAGGAGCAAATCTTTATGTCAGTGGATTGCCAAAAAATATGGCACAACAGGATCTTGAAAATCTATTCAGTCCGTACGGTAGAATTATCACTTCACGAATTCTATGTGATAACATCACTG TACGACAATTTGTGACTGGCGGTGGAGACAATTTACCCG GTGTTGGATTCATTCGATTCGATCAACGCGTTGAGGCCGAACGAGCAATCCAGGAACTCAATGGAACAATACCAAAGGGATCATCAGAGCCAATTACTGTTAAATTTGCAAATAATCcgagcaacaacaacaaagcgATACCACCAATTGCAGCATATTTGGCACCACAAGCTAGTCGTCGATTTGGCGGTCCAATTCATCATCCAACTGGCCGCTTCAG GTACAGTCCCTTGGCAGGTGATCTACTAGCAAATTCAATGCTACCAGGAAACGCAATGAATGGAAGTGGTTGGTGCatttttgtttacaatttAGCACCAGAAACTGAAGAAAATGTACTTTGGCAATTATTTGGACCATTTGGTGCTGTACAATCAGTTAAAGTTATACGTgatttacaaacaaataaatgtaaaGGTTTTGGTTTTGTAACAATGACCAATTATGAAGAAGCTGTTGTTGCAATACAAAGTCTCAATGGTTATAATCTTGGTACACGTGTACTACAAGTTAgttttaaaacaaacaaaagcaAGGCTGCGTAG
- the LOC122857908 gene encoding ELAV-like protein 3 isoform X34, which yields MMANGMDTVVQQNGGSTLGQTSQEESKTNLIVNYLPQTMTQEEIRSLFSSIGEVESCKLIRDKVTGQSLGYGFVNYHRPEDAEKAINTLNGLRLQNKTIKVSYARPSSEAIKGANLYVSGLPKNMAQQDLENLFSPYGRIITSRILCDNITVRQFVTGGGDNLPGVGFIRFDQRVEAERAIQELNGTIPKGSSEPITVKFANNPSNNNKAIPPIAAYLAPQASRRFGGPIHHPTGRFRYSPLAGDLLANSMLPGNAMNGSGWCIFVYNLAPETEENVLWQLFGPFGAVQSVKVIRDLQTNKCKGFGFVTMTNYEEAVVAIQSLNGYNLGTRVLQVSFKTNKSKAA from the exons ATGATGGCAAACGGAATGGATACAGTTGTGCAACAAAATGGGGGTTCAACCCTTGGACAAACATCTCAAGAGGAGTCAAAGACGAATCTTATCGTTAATTATCTACCACAAACAATGACCCAAGAAGAAATACGATCACTATTTTCCAGTATTGGTGAAGTTGAGAGTTGCAAACTTATTCGTGATAAAGTCACTG GACAAAGTCTTGGTTATGGATTTGTCAATTATCATCGACCTGAGGATGCTGAAAAAGCAATCAACACTCTTAATGGTCTTCGATTGCAAAATAAAACGATCaag gTATCGTATGCAAGACCGAGCAGTGAAGCAATAAAAGGAGCAAATCTTTATGTCAGTGGATTGCCAAAAAATATGGCACAACAGGATCTTGAAAATCTATTCAGTCCGTACGGTAGAATTATCACTTCACGAATTCTATGTGATAACATCACTG TACGACAATTTGTGACTGGCGGTGGAGACAATTTACCCG GTGTTGGATTCATTCGATTCGATCAACGCGTTGAGGCCGAACGAGCAATCCAGGAACTCAATGGAACAATACCAAAGGGATCATCAGAGCCAATTACTGTTAAATTTGCAAATAATCcgagcaacaacaacaaagcgATACCACCAATTGCAGCATATTTGGCACCACAAGCTAGTCGTCGATTTGGCGGTCCAATTCATCATCCAACTGGCCGCTTCAG GTACAGTCCCTTGGCAGGTGATCTACTAGCAAATTCAATGCTACCAGGAAACGCAATGAATGGAAGTGGTTGGTGCatttttgtttacaatttAGCACCAGAAACTGAAGAAAATGTACTTTGGCAATTATTTGGACCATTTGGTGCTGTACAATCAGTTAAAGTTATACGTgatttacaaacaaataaatgtaaaGGTTTTGGTTTTGTAACAATGACCAATTATGAAGAAGCTGTTGTTGCAATACAAAGTCTCAATGGTTATAATCTTGGTACACGTGTACTACAAGTTAgttttaaaacaaacaaaagcaAGGCTGCGTAG
- the LOC122857908 gene encoding ELAV-like protein 3 isoform X24, with the protein MMANGMDTVVQQNGGSTLGQTSQEESKTNLIVNYLPQTMTQEEIRSLFSSIGEVESCKLIRDKVTGQSLGYGFVNYHRPEDAEKAINTLNGLRLQNKTIKVSYARPSSEAIKGANLYVSGLPKNMAQQDLENLFSPYGRIITSRILCDNITVRQFVTGGGDNLPGLSKGVGFIRFDQRVEAERAIQELNGTIPKGSSEPITVKFANNPSNNNKAIPPIAAYLAPQASRRFGGPIHHPTGRFSTGKAMLAINKGLQRYSPLAGDLLANSMLPGNAMNGSGWCIFVYNLAPETEENVLWQLFGPFGAVQSVKVIRDLQTNKCKGFGFVTMTNYEEAVVAIQSLNGYNLGTRVLQVSFKTNKSKAA; encoded by the exons ATGATGGCAAACGGAATGGATACAGTTGTGCAACAAAATGGGGGTTCAACCCTTGGACAAACATCTCAAGAGGAGTCAAAGACGAATCTTATCGTTAATTATCTACCACAAACAATGACCCAAGAAGAAATACGATCACTATTTTCCAGTATTGGTGAAGTTGAGAGTTGCAAACTTATTCGTGATAAAGTCACTG GACAAAGTCTTGGTTATGGATTTGTCAATTATCATCGACCTGAGGATGCTGAAAAAGCAATCAACACTCTTAATGGTCTTCGATTGCAAAATAAAACGATCaag gTATCGTATGCAAGACCGAGCAGTGAAGCAATAAAAGGAGCAAATCTTTATGTCAGTGGATTGCCAAAAAATATGGCACAACAGGATCTTGAAAATCTATTCAGTCCGTACGGTAGAATTATCACTTCACGAATTCTATGTGATAACATCACTG TACGACAATTTGTGACTGGCGGTGGAGACAATTTACCCG GACTGTCAAAAGGTGTTGGATTCATTCGATTCGATCAACGCGTTGAGGCCGAACGAGCAATCCAGGAACTCAATGGAACAATACCAAAGGGATCATCAGAGCCAATTACTGTTAAATTTGCAAATAATCcgagcaacaacaacaaagcgATACCACCAATTGCAGCATATTTGGCACCACAAGCTAGTCGTCGATTTGGCGGTCCAATTCATCATCCAACTGGCCGCTTCAG caCTGGCAAGGCCATGCTTGCCATTAACAAAGGCTTACAGAg GTACAGTCCCTTGGCAGGTGATCTACTAGCAAATTCAATGCTACCAGGAAACGCAATGAATGGAAGTGGTTGGTGCatttttgtttacaatttAGCACCAGAAACTGAAGAAAATGTACTTTGGCAATTATTTGGACCATTTGGTGCTGTACAATCAGTTAAAGTTATACGTgatttacaaacaaataaatgtaaaGGTTTTGGTTTTGTAACAATGACCAATTATGAAGAAGCTGTTGTTGCAATACAAAGTCTCAATGGTTATAATCTTGGTACACGTGTACTACAAGTTAgttttaaaacaaacaaaagcaAGGCTGCGTAG
- the LOC122857908 gene encoding ELAV-like protein 3 isoform X1 produces the protein MMANGMDTVVQQNGGSTLGQTSQEESKTNLIVNYLPQTMTQEEIRSLFSSIGEVESCKLIRDKVTDVTAALSVAGDSLSPGQFSFDDSTGVSGQSLGYGFVNYHRPEDAEKAINTLNGLRLQNKTIKVSYARPSSEAIKGANLYVSGLPKNMAQQDLENLFSPYGRIITSRILCDNITVRQFVTGGGDNLPGLSKGVGFIRFDQRVEAERAIQELNGTIPKGSSEPITVKFANNPSNNNKAIPPIAAYLAPQASRRFGGPIHHPTGRFRYIPLSPLSSTGKAMLAINKGLQSQLRNDYRYSPLAGDLLANSMLPGNAMNGSGWCIFVYNLAPETEENVLWQLFGPFGAVQSVKVIRDLQTNKCKGFGFVTMTNYEEAVVAIQSLNGYNLGTRVLQVSFKTNKSKAA, from the exons ATGATGGCAAACGGAATGGATACAGTTGTGCAACAAAATGGGGGTTCAACCCTTGGACAAACATCTCAAGAGGAGTCAAAGACGAATCTTATCGTTAATTATCTACCACAAACAATGACCCAAGAAGAAATACGATCACTATTTTCCAGTATTGGTGAAGTTGAGAGTTGCAAACTTATTCGTGATAAAGTCACTG ACGTCACCGCAGCTTTGTCGGTTGCCGGCGATTCGTTATCCCCGGGACAATTTTCTTTTG ATGACTCCACTGGTGTTTCAGGACAAAGTCTTGGTTATGGATTTGTCAATTATCATCGACCTGAGGATGCTGAAAAAGCAATCAACACTCTTAATGGTCTTCGATTGCAAAATAAAACGATCaag gTATCGTATGCAAGACCGAGCAGTGAAGCAATAAAAGGAGCAAATCTTTATGTCAGTGGATTGCCAAAAAATATGGCACAACAGGATCTTGAAAATCTATTCAGTCCGTACGGTAGAATTATCACTTCACGAATTCTATGTGATAACATCACTG TACGACAATTTGTGACTGGCGGTGGAGACAATTTACCCG GACTGTCAAAAGGTGTTGGATTCATTCGATTCGATCAACGCGTTGAGGCCGAACGAGCAATCCAGGAACTCAATGGAACAATACCAAAGGGATCATCAGAGCCAATTACTGTTAAATTTGCAAATAATCcgagcaacaacaacaaagcgATACCACCAATTGCAGCATATTTGGCACCACAAGCTAGTCGTCGATTTGGCGGTCCAATTCATCATCCAACTGGCCGCTTCAGGTACATTCCACTGTCGCCACTATCCAG caCTGGCAAGGCCATGCTTGCCATTAACAAAGGCTTACAGAg tcAATTGCGAAATGATTACAGGTACAGTCCCTTGGCAGGTGATCTACTAGCAAATTCAATGCTACCAGGAAACGCAATGAATGGAAGTGGTTGGTGCatttttgtttacaatttAGCACCAGAAACTGAAGAAAATGTACTTTGGCAATTATTTGGACCATTTGGTGCTGTACAATCAGTTAAAGTTATACGTgatttacaaacaaataaatgtaaaGGTTTTGGTTTTGTAACAATGACCAATTATGAAGAAGCTGTTGTTGCAATACAAAGTCTCAATGGTTATAATCTTGGTACACGTGTACTACAAGTTAgttttaaaacaaacaaaagcaAGGCTGCGTAG